From Bacillota bacterium:
AAAACGGGATTCCTCACCTGATCTACGTATCCTGTAACCCCGCCTCCTTGGCTAGGGATCTTGCAAGTTTATGCCAAGGGGGATACCGAGTGCAAACGGTTGTGCCCGTCGATATGTTTCCCCAGACTTGCCATGTAGAATCAGTGGTGCTGTTATCGAAAGACGAAGGATAAGTACACCGCACTGTTTAAAGAACCCAGTGGATCCCGACGGCTTGACCACAATCTTTCTCCCGGATTGGAGCTGAAAAAACTGCAAGTTGCTTTAATCGGCTGTACCAGCAAGAAGAGGGTATATCCATGTCCGGCAAGAGAACTGTACTCGGCAAGCCCGAGGTTTAGGCTGGCCTATACCTTGGCAGAAGCTGTGGCTGACAGAATATGAGTTCTCTCGGCCAAGCACGGGTTATTGCCGGAAGACCGGATCGTGGACCCATACGACGAAACCCTAGCCAACAAGAGTACCCAGGAGCGAAGACTATGGGGAGAACAGGTGCTGAAGCAATTAAAACAATCCTTCGATCTTGTGCATGACGAGTTCATTTTTCTGGCAAGCAAAACCTATTACGAGGCACTATTGCCCCATCTGAACCACTTTTGGCTTCCTTTAGTAGGAAAAACCCAGGGTCAATGGATTCCGGAACTGAGAAGGCTGATAGAACTGGAAAGGGAGCCGGACAGAT
This genomic window contains:
- a CDS encoding 23S rRNA (uracil(1939)-C(5))-methyltransferase RlmD, with amino-acid sequence NGIPHLIYVSCNPASLARDLASLCQGGYRVQTVVPVDMFPQTCHVESVVLLSKDEG